The following are from one region of the Myxocyprinus asiaticus isolate MX2 ecotype Aquarium Trade chromosome 2, UBuf_Myxa_2, whole genome shotgun sequence genome:
- the LOC127411502 gene encoding cyclin-dependent kinase inhibitor 1C-like isoform X1 produces the protein MANVDISNNPERHVARRTFPLLARTRVCRNLFGPVDHEELHCEMKLKLQEISERDQSRWNFNFETNSPLPGDYEWEAISQDSLPFFYKDTMQNKRARAAVSANATEDASVVDWGFHAISITDSGPVQESADMPSRSNELNQENHSGALNSRPAPSVFVRNRRKRTFTPESSRNSPPPITADHDLPSDFFPKRKRTLESKQDERTSASREVTPRKTIR, from the exons ATGGCAAACGTGGACATATCTAACAATCCGGAGCGTCATGTTGCACGGAGAACCTTTCCCCTTCTCGCCCGGACAAGGGTTTGTCGCAACCTTTTCGGACCCGTAGACCACGAGGAACTGCACTGTGAAATGAAACTCAAACTGCAGGAGATCTCCGAGCGAGACCAGAGCCGGTGGAATTTTAACTTTGAGACCAACTCGCCATTGCCTGGAGATTACGAATGGGAAGCGATATCACAGGACAGTTTGCCATTTTTCTATAAGGATACAATGCAAAATAAGAGAGCGCGGGCCGCGGTGTCTGCGAATGCAACAGAAGATGCATCCGTCGTTGACTGGGGATTTCATGCGATATCGATAACGGATAGCGGTCCGGTTCAAGAATCTGCCGACATGCCGAGTCGATCCAACGAGCTTAACCAGGAGAATCACTCCGGTGCTCTCAACTCAAGACCTGCTCCCTCTGTATTCGTAAGAAATAGACGAAAAAGAACATTCACGCCAGAGTCCTCCAGAAACAGCCCACCTCCAATTACAG CAGATCATGATTTGCCATCAGACTTCTTCCCGAAGAGAAAAAGGACCCTGGAGTCCAAGCAGGATGAACGCACATCCGCCAGCCGCGAAGTAACGCCACGTAAAACAATAAGATG A
- the LOC127411502 gene encoding cyclin-dependent kinase inhibitor 1C-like isoform X2: MANVDISNNPERHVARRTFPLLARTRVCRNLFGPVDHEELHCEMKLKLQEISERDQSRWNFNFETNSPLPGDYEWEAISQDSLPFFYKDTMQNKRARAAVSANATEDASVVDWGFHAISITDSGPVQESADMPSRSNELNQENHSGALNSRPAPSVFVRNRRKRTFTPESSRNSPPPITDFFPKRKRTLESKQDERTSASREVTPRKTIR, from the exons ATGGCAAACGTGGACATATCTAACAATCCGGAGCGTCATGTTGCACGGAGAACCTTTCCCCTTCTCGCCCGGACAAGGGTTTGTCGCAACCTTTTCGGACCCGTAGACCACGAGGAACTGCACTGTGAAATGAAACTCAAACTGCAGGAGATCTCCGAGCGAGACCAGAGCCGGTGGAATTTTAACTTTGAGACCAACTCGCCATTGCCTGGAGATTACGAATGGGAAGCGATATCACAGGACAGTTTGCCATTTTTCTATAAGGATACAATGCAAAATAAGAGAGCGCGGGCCGCGGTGTCTGCGAATGCAACAGAAGATGCATCCGTCGTTGACTGGGGATTTCATGCGATATCGATAACGGATAGCGGTCCGGTTCAAGAATCTGCCGACATGCCGAGTCGATCCAACGAGCTTAACCAGGAGAATCACTCCGGTGCTCTCAACTCAAGACCTGCTCCCTCTGTATTCGTAAGAAATAGACGAAAAAGAACATTCACGCCAGAGTCCTCCAGAAACAGCCCACCTCCAATTACAG ACTTCTTCCCGAAGAGAAAAAGGACCCTGGAGTCCAAGCAGGATGAACGCACATCCGCCAGCCGCGAAGTAACGCCACGTAAAACAATAAGATG A